One part of the Vicia villosa cultivar HV-30 ecotype Madison, WI linkage group LG6, Vvil1.0, whole genome shotgun sequence genome encodes these proteins:
- the LOC131612444 gene encoding transcription factor MYB13-like yields the protein MGRAPCCEKMGLKKGPWTQEEDRILINHINTFGHSNWRALPKQAGLLRCGKSCRLRWANYLKPDIKRGNFTKEEEDAIINLHEMLGNRWSAIAARLPGRTDNEIKNVWHTHLKKRLPQNQQANNETLKQSKKESKLELDVDAKQEQCSSDISSHNNNNNNNNNNNNNNNSNNSISSSVVTTNNQDNSNNNDDVDSVENKFAMDEDFWSEVLSSDKSSNMDIGGDNYEFQVGDEGVFSSSSLSLCQDMDFWHDVYARAEEITELLEL from the exons ATGGGAAGAGCTCCATGTTGTGAGAAAATGGGGTTGAAGAAAGGACCATGGACTCAAGAAGAAGATAGAATCCtcatcaatcatataaacactTTTGGTCATTCCAACTGGCGTGCTCTTCCCAAACAAGCTg GTTTGTTAAGATGTGGAAAGAGTTGCAGATTGAGATGGGCAAATTATTTGAAACCGGATATCAAACGCGGTAACTTtaccaaagaagaagaagatgcaaTAATCAATTTACATGAAATGTTGGGAAACag ATGGTCAGCTATAGCAGCAAGGCTACCTGGTCGAACAGACAACGAGATCAAAAACGTATGGCACACACATTTGAAGAAGAGGCTGCCACAAAACCAACAAGCCAACAATGAAAccttaaaacaaagtaaaaaagAAAGCAAGTTGGAATTAGATGTCGATGCGAAACAAGAACAATGTTCTAGTGACATTTCatcccataataataataataataataataataataataataataataataatagtaataatagtatTAGTAGTAGCGTTGTTACTACTAATAATCAAGATAATAGTAACAATAATGATGATGTTGATTCGGTGGAAAATAAGTTTGCAATGGATGAGGATTTCTGGTCTGAAGTTTTGTCGTCTGATAAATCTAGCAATATGGACATTGGTGGTGATAATTATGAATTTCAAGTTGGTGATGAAGGTGTGTTTAGTTCTAGTTCATTGAGTTTGTGTCAAGATATGGATTTTTGGCATGATGTTTATGCGAGAGCTGAGGAAATAACTGAGCTATTAGAGTTATGA
- the LOC131612445 gene encoding uncharacterized protein LOC131612445: protein MSCISLRLPPAKKVWKSFTSKLSSKLHNIRKSKAMKKQRKNKKNTKTTTITTTTTKPQPKFLATKRFRRKKLATVRSVLFSFNKKPAPVYIDKLFKEPCDYVGYLKPQTQPVYKPRTEVVAVKDSSEKKQVVELEGTSRRCEKASASDDDVWESVALGSPQMQGIDERAEEFIVRFRKQMAAQERLARSL, encoded by the coding sequence ATGTCCTGCATAAGTCTAAGACTTCCACCTGCTAAAAAGGTATGGAAAAGCTTCACCTCTAAGCTTAGCAGTAAACTCCACAACATTCGAAAATCCAAAGCCATGAAGAAAcaaagaaagaataaaaaaaacaccaaaactACAACTATCACCACCACTACTACCAAGCCACAACCTAAGTTTCTTGCTACGAAGCGTTTTCGTCGCAAAAAGTTAGCCACGGTTAGAAGTGTGTTATTCAGCTTCAACAAAAAGCCTGCACCTGTTTATATTGATAAGCTCTTCAAAGAGCCTTGTGATTATGTAGGGTATTTGAAACCACAGACACAGCCAGTTTACAAACCACGAACCGAAGTAGTAGCTGTGAAGGATTCTTCAGAGAAGAAACAAGTGGTGGAACTAGAAGGAACAAGTAGGAGATGTGAGAAAGCAAGTGCATCAGATGATGATGTGTGGGAGTCAGTGGCATTAGGTTCACCTCAGATGCAAGGAATTGATGAACGAGCTGAGGAGTTTATTGTTAGGTTTAGGAAACAGATGGCTGCACAAGAGAGATTAGCAAGAAGTTTGTAG